From the Burkholderia ubonensis genome, one window contains:
- a CDS encoding peptidylprolyl isomerase produces the protein MKFSINRVLIATALAWQLSAPAHADTTVNGTPITDAEVNAVLQASKQPDTPQIRQAIKNQLIARVLIQQAAEKANYGDKPEVQAAAQAAKSNAEVQLYLKDNIKPMPVTDAQVRSRYDEIVASLGKDEFKPRIIVTKDAATATTVLAQLKSGQSFETLARQYSQAPTAAAGGELPWVSFKTPVTEGKTQGLPLAVAQAITQLPAGGVTPQSIALGSDVNGPRAIVKVDAKRPTQVPSFDAAKPTIQQQLQVLALEKATADFVGGLMKGAKIQQ, from the coding sequence ATGAAATTCTCGATTAACCGAGTCCTGATCGCTACGGCACTGGCCTGGCAATTGTCGGCGCCGGCTCACGCGGACACCACTGTCAACGGTACACCGATCACCGATGCCGAAGTCAACGCGGTGCTGCAGGCTTCAAAGCAGCCCGATACGCCGCAGATCCGCCAAGCGATCAAGAACCAACTGATTGCACGCGTGCTGATCCAGCAAGCAGCCGAAAAAGCGAACTATGGCGATAAACCCGAAGTGCAGGCTGCCGCGCAAGCGGCGAAGTCCAATGCCGAAGTGCAGCTGTATTTGAAGGACAACATCAAGCCGATGCCGGTGACGGATGCGCAGGTCAGGTCACGCTATGACGAGATCGTCGCGTCGCTCGGCAAGGATGAGTTCAAGCCGCGCATCATTGTGACGAAGGACGCGGCGACCGCGACGACCGTGCTGGCGCAACTCAAGTCGGGCCAGTCATTCGAAACATTGGCGCGGCAGTACAGTCAGGCGCCGACCGCTGCGGCTGGCGGCGAACTGCCGTGGGTAAGCTTCAAGACGCCGGTGACTGAAGGGAAGACTCAGGGCTTGCCACTTGCGGTTGCGCAGGCCATTACGCAGTTGCCGGCTGGTGGTGTGACGCCGCAATCGATCGCCCTTGGCAGCGATGTGAATGGCCCGCGCGCAATCGTCAAGGTCGATGCGAAGCGGCCCACGCAGGTGCCGTCTTTTGACGCGGCGAAGCCGACGATCCAGCAGCAGTTGCAGGTGCTCGCGCTGGAGAAGGCCACGGCCGACTTTGTCGGCGGCTTGATGAAGGGCGCGAAGATTCAGCAGTGA